The window TTCAACTTTCCTATGGTGTCTGCGAGCTGCTGTGGAATTCCTTGAGGAAGTTTAGGAATCTGTGAAGGATCCACAGTCTTGGTCTCCCCAGCCTCCCTACTGTTGGAATCCTCCTTGTTGTTACCGCCCATGTTATCCATAGACACTTTATCCGACTTTCCATCTTGAGAAGAATCATTGCTTTCCTGGCTGTCTGAGTTCAGATCATTACTTATAGAGGTAGGTGTGGCCGTCGACTGGGTCTGTTGTTTCAGCAGTTCACCCACTGTCGGCGACAATTTCTTCCTGTCAACAAACATTATAACATCATCTATCAACAGAAATGATACTTTTTATAGATGAacttgtaatattttaaaaattgatctttaatttagacaaaataaatacattttatacactTCTAATCAGATTTAACAGTATGTCTGAGCTGTAGATGTGATAGATTTttacacaatgttatacaatacataaagcTGCAACTACAACTATTCAGATCTTTTAATGTCATTTCATATTGGGATAATGTTGTATCAGAAATATCCATTAATATGAGGCTGATATCAATATAAGGCTGATGTCGTTAATATCGGACTGATGTCGTTAATATGAGGCTGATGTCATTAATATGAGGCTGATGTCATTAATATGAGGCTGATGTCGTTAATATGAGGCTGATTTCTTTAATTTCAGACTGATACCGTTAATATCGGACTGATTTTGTTATTATACGACTGATGTcgtttaataataataatattaggCTGATGTCGTTGATATTAGGCTGATGTCGTTGATATTAGGCTGATGTCATTGATATAAAGTGATATTTGAGTCGTGTAAAGCGATAAACACAGTCAGATAATCAGACACATCAGGGCTCGAACTTAAAGGTAGCCCGATAGTCTGAGACTAGTAGATTTTCTATCCGGGCTAGTGGTTTGAAATTCTGGTAGCCCGACTGACTAGTGGAAATCTTGTATAactttattttatcaaaatgtcgGGCTAGTAAAAATCACAGTGTCACATGCCcgacaatatttcaataaacaactCACATACCTATGTGTATTATTTATTCGTATGTTCGCTGAAAAACGATCCTCCACTTTCCGTTTTCACTTGACATGTTGCCGTGTATATACATTAGTAAACGCCCGAGAGTTCCGAAAGCATTAAAATCATAATGAAGTCCGAGGATTCCGATGTTGAGCACATGGTAAGTCTTGGTCATGTTCGCGTTTGTATCGAAAGAATTATTAGCAGCTCATTCAGGTTCGTTTATGACAGCTCATTTTTTGACACATTGTAAAAGCGTTCGTAGTAACTGAATATGGACCGCTACATTCAACGTTTTAGGAAACGGAAAGTGGGTGATAGTAATTCTGATGATAATGAGGATGAAAGCaataaaaaaagagaaaaagatcACAAACGTGAACGTAAGTTCAGAGAAGAGCGACAACAAGAATGTCCGTGGGTCGAAATAGACACCACAGGACAGTCCATGGTATGCAAGGCCTATCCAGGGATAAGTGATCGTAAGGGTGCCTTTGTTAAGGGTTGTTAAGGGTTAACATGAGAAAAGACCCATTAACTGTTCATGCATTGACAGTTCAATGTCTGACAAACGTGGTCAAAAGTTAAATCCTACTGTACAAAAGAGAGTCGGTGCATTATTTGAGTGCGTTCTAATATGTTGCAAAGCATGGTCGACCATTTTCTGTCGTTTTTCCAAATTCCAAaactcatttatttattttatttatttaagttatgatgttattaatattataattacagtTTATATTCTGATTATTATCACAACAGATTAGTTAAGTATTTACTGCTGATCTGTTACACATGAggacacatacatacatgagaaacatgataataaatatGTCACAATTTAACATAGatattcattgttatatttccaatatttttCGGGCTAGCAACTTTCAATTTTACTAGCCCGACTGGGCTAGTGAAATTTACATTTGGACtagtaaaattttgaatggcTAGCCCGACTGACTAGtggttttgaaaataaagttcTAGCCCTGCACATAAATCACCTAAAACATGGCCATATTTAGTTTCTTACTTTTTCAGTTTCTCTTTTTCTTCTGGTTTTTTAGGTTTCTTAAATGACTTTTCTATGCCTTCTCCATTCATCAGCTTTTTCTTCCTGCGCTTCTTTTCTTCACCCTCCATGCCATCTTTTAACTTTCTCTTCTGAAATATCACAGATTAGTTTATGAAGGAAAACTTCCTTAACTATGCATGTATATtattcttttcaaatatttaaaaggATGTTACCTTTATAAAGAAGATGCTGTTCATGTTTACACAAAGACACTGAAAATTGAGAAGGGCGGAAATCCAGAGAATGATTCTGTCAAGAAATTTGGGAGTGTAAGCATGATTTCTTTACATTTGCATGCTGCAATAACGCAATTATCTCCCTACCTCAGGGTACTAAAGTAAGGACAGTacaaattttaatatcaaatttgatgtttgttttctaATTCGATTTGTTTACATCTCTGCCAGATTGGTCTCGTATAAAtcaatttttatcatttaaaatcatttgGGCATCCTGAAAAATTTCAATCCCAAatgaaaattgaataaattcACTGAAGACTTGTCTACAAATACTGTTAGTACTGCATAAACCTTTCCAAAGATTGACAGACTACACAAGTGTTTTTATCGAACTGCCATTTTTGTTTCTACAAGAAACAGGTCATTGGAATTGTTGGAAGTGATGATGTACACTTCTATTTCTGCAAGAGGCAGACGGAGAGTTAAGCATGTCCCACTGAATCTCGGAAGACAGAGTTACGTATGAACAGAACAGTAGATTTTGTCCAATATTCAATGATTACCTACCTTCACCTTAACTAcaacttttttgttttcttttgtcttTTCTTCCTTTTCAGAGTCCGAGTCTGAGGCGATTACCTGTCAAGGCAAAAATGAACCAATCTGAGACatgaaattttcagaaataagtGATAGGCAAGACAGACACAAACCAGACCAATTAACTCACTACATCTCACTCCTATTACCTATGCTAGTACTTACAAGGTACTTGTGGATTTGTTCGAGTGAAATCATTGGTGCATGATGGCAGTTCGGATGGTGCATACATACACAGCACAAAATTTTCACACACATTGACAAAATGGATCTAGACTCTACCCtcaaaaaattatacaaaaaatgcATTGCAAAGCATAATGATAACcgaaaatgatatttatatacatgtacaacacaacTGCGAATTATAGAAAGCGATGTAGAGCGAAACTTGACCCGGCCAAAATATTGACCCCAGCACTATACAATATTATGTACTTTGGAAACCATCTGTATTTCTCTCTCTTTATATTCCTTTCAAAGAAACCTTTAAAAACACTCAAAACACAAGTTCTTTCACCAGAAAAACACAGCCATATACATGCTGATACATAAATCTGGGCAAAGAAAACCAAAACAACAATTTCTATGACGTGGAACTCTGGTTGACCTATACCTGCTTCTTCCTCTTTTTTTGGAGTGGAGCTGACTTTTGAAAAGCTTCCATGGAATCGTCGGACAGTTCTCGGAATTCCAGCTTTCCTGAATTGATGTAGAATCCACCTAAACGTGTCGTCCATGTTGAAGGCATCAACTCATCATACtgtacaaaaataaagaaaaaaaaatgtatatttcaatcAAGTTGTTTCAGTTAACCCTATATATAAGACTTTGATAGCTGTTATTTAATTGTTAGTATTACTCTTTGTCAGTCAATTTCAATAGGACAATACATTTCTACTGGTCAGTGACAGTAACACAGGTTTTAGGAGACCTAAAAGATATTTAAGGCTCCAAGCTTTTCTTCCACAATTCGGAAGACGTAAATAACACTGTTTTTTTGCCAGGGGAAAAAGCCTGTTTCCTGTAAAATGGCAAAAAATCACTAACATAGATTTTTTTCATactcatacatgtacatctatatataggtatatagcCGTACTAGCATTGTTAAAGCATTTGTATATGCAACATGCAGATTCCATCAACCATTCCTGAATGACAAATTGAACAAtcaaagtttggtttggtttgtttttgtttaacgtccttttaacagccagggtcatttaaggacgtgccaggttttggaggtggaggaaagccggagtacccagagaaaaaccaccggcctaccgtcagtacctggcaactgccccacgtaggtttcgaactcgcaacccagaggtggagggctagtgttaaagtgttgggacaccttaaccactcggccaccgcggccccgacAATCAAAGAATGAGATCCTCAATGACATCAACATCTACAATAATTATTTAACctagaaaataaatacataaacacAATCAGCGGACTTTCCCGTACTGTAGCTCTAGCTGTAACACTATGACAACATCAACAGAATAATTGGATCTTACGGCCTCAGAGTTGTCTATGAAAGGATCGTTCTCATCGTATCCCTCTCCTAAGTCCACCATCTCTATCACTGGTCGCTTCTTTTTTGTTCCTGGCTTTGGGCCCTGGAAATGAAAACCCAAAGAAAATTAACACTTATACAACAAGCCCATTTCTCAAAATTTACAGATTCAGAACAATTTATAttcattaatgatatttttagcttttttttatcaatgttcGATGATTGATAAAACTCTCTGTTAGAACATATAACATGTTCCCCGCAATTTGGCTATTGTTGTATTCTAACTACATGAGCAGACATGTGagtaagtgtatgtgtataaactgttttgtatgtcattatatatttgCAAGTGTGTAAGTAGCCTCTGTAGATGGATATGTGtgacaaatattaaaatgtataaaagaaaGAATTCCATGATGTACATTTCGGAGAATGTAAGAGATGTgtgatttgtttgtatttatgtataaatgattttcttcaaaaataaaacaaatacaaaaacaaaaaaatgttccCCGCAATTAAGCCCCTCCCTTTGTCACTTTAGCGTAATTACCTCTCACTACAGGAAGATGAAAGCAATACGGTTAGGTGAGGCAACCTCATCAGCCACTAAAAGTTTTGgacataccatatttatcctccaataagACCCTGCGTTACTGTAACTTTAATTCTGTATTTGTCCTAAAATAAGTCTGCTCCCCTAGTGTAAAGGTTTGTATTAAAGTGTGAGGAGGGATTATTTGTGATACATTTTTTAACatactattttaaaattgatgattttacaGCATGTCAGAATAAAGGGGGCTTATTtttggataaatacagtaatatcaTACTATGTAATATTCAAAGGACAAGTGAAGGTCTGAAAAtaaatcagattttttttcaaatatctaaaACCTTTCAAATGTCTCACTTGGAGTCCTTGGTTTTGTTGTGGAATATCAAAATTTCTGTGTATGTCAGGTTATATTTACTCCCCTAATGTATAGCAGGACAGCTATAATATTACAAGATAATCCATGACAAACCATTCTaataattaaatacatacatatttctCCTCAAATTGTCGGGCAATGCTTGCCACTTCGTCTGGGTCATCTTCATCTCCAAACGGCCCTGACAAGTCATTCCTCGCCTTGTCTGTACCGTCTTCTGAGGACTTTTCCTTACGCACTCCATTCTTAGAAGACTGTGgaattgataaaaaattaacacatttataaaaaatcttGTTTAGGATTAACTTCCACAAtcaatatgacattttatcacaCAATCAGCCTGTTAAACAAGTAACAACGgtaaaatcatcaatatatcattCCCTATCTGTTATTGGCACATATGATAGTgaagcggaactggactgggtgACCAGgtgtagctcagtggtagagtgtccgtctcAAGTTCGAAGgatcccgggttcgaaccccagtttggctgctacattttctccttctGTTACAATAGTATAGAGGAACCCTCAGACTGGATTAACTCTGATCAATTGAGTGCTTTTGCAAACCCTGAGAAGTTCAGGATCCTCCAGTTAAGATTTCCCTATTTTTTCCTCCCATCTGAAGGAAGATCATTATCTAAAAATCCCCACATCACCTATATATTCATTTGtggcattatatatataatgtgtgaaTTATACACATAGTATCTACAGTGTACGTATATGTTCAATagttgaaataattaaaaattaccacaacaattatcataatttattttgtctATGAATTGTGGAATACAATATTAATTTAATATGCTGCACACCAAAACGTTGATCAGATCTATCTATGTCTTTTTTTTAGATCCAATGGAAAaattgatccagtattttagATCTAATTTCGGGGTTCAGTttctatagctatatatataccgtcTAGCTCAGAAAAAGCTTGTAACATCCCCTCACCCAACTTATAATTGATATCAAAGAATTATACATTTAGTATTTAGTACAaggtttttaaatatttacaaaagcTGCCTTGCTGATATAGTAGATTGCAGGgctataaataataatttttccCTCTTTAATATCTTATCAGTACTTGTTAGGAACTTTAAAAGTGTATTCAAAGTATTATTTTACAAGTCGAGGGTTTTTCTCCCCCTCCCTTCTTTTGCTTCTTCAATTTTCTCCATTAAATATTGGACTATCTCTGCAATGGGAGGCATAACTATTAATTTATATCTAGCCTAATGCAGACCCCCTCCCCCCGTGTTTTGGTAGAACCATTGCCAAACATAAATGGGTGTTCACGTCATGGagcaaaaaaaatatcaaaataattgtaATGATTTGTATTAAGATAAACCCTACTCACTCCTaagaatttgatttaaaaattgtTATAGTTTATGACTAGGACCTTAGAActatctgtatttaaaaaaaaacaaaaaaaaaacacgtgtATGTGCGCGTAACCATGCGCGCGTACGTACGCGCACGCCGCTGCGCGCATACACGTGAGGCCGTGCACCCCCGGGCCGGGCGTAGCAGCGGCCAGAACAAAAGCCCGCCCCTGATAACAGGCTAAGTCACACTGCTGAGGTACGGCTGACTGACACCGCTACCGCCACTGCTACACGGCGCCACCCCCAGCCAATACACATACTCAACACACAACACAGCTAGCCTCTATTAACTGCTAGTCATATTACCCTAACAGCGACTGCATCAAAGtaatcaatattttgataatttaattaCCCCCTAAACATCTATCTTAGTGCAGTATACGACAAAGGCGACAACGATGCA is drawn from Pecten maximus unplaced genomic scaffold, xPecMax1.1, whole genome shotgun sequence and contains these coding sequences:
- the LOC117319882 gene encoding ubinuclein-2-like, producing MAEPRRLQFTTLDNNKETTNSETPVCTARFVLSLKESTDETCSEFSYTELLKKHSSSKNGVRKEKSSEDGTDKARNDLSGPFGDEDDPDEVASIARQFEEKYGPKPGTKKKRPVIEMVDLGEGYDENDPFIDNSEAYDELMPSTWTTRLGGFYINSGKLEFRELSDDSMEAFQKSAPLQKKRKKQVIASDSDSEKEEKTKENKKVVVKVKKRKLKDGMEGEEKKRRKKKLMNGEGIEKSFKKPKKPEEKEKLKKKKLSPTVGELLKQQTQSTATPTSISNDLNSDSQESNDSSQDGKSDKVSMDNMGGNNKEDSNSREAGETKTVDPSQIPKLPQGIPQQLADTIGKLKEAAKHSQDGKCKFFSNDVNSMLLK